A region from the Mesorhizobium sp. J8 genome encodes:
- a CDS encoding SDR family oxidoreductase: protein MTKIAILGANGRLGRVVGKAFIDAGFDVRAVTRTGKVPAELKGATAVAGDALDRQSLIRATHGVDIVFNGLNPIYTDWGKCMPMAENVMAACRENGALHLFPGTVYNYGSPMPQVITEATPFHPTTEKGRIRCAMEDLFRGEAEAGRVRTIVLRAGDFFGGTGSGSWFDLVVAAKMKKGIYTAPGPADLTHEWAYLPDFAVAFVGLAKNLDKTGFFETINFPGHAITDLDMKSAAEKALGSKLKLSFMPWWVLRAGSPFVAMWKEIVSMSYLRFEAHRLVSTRLEEVIGEIPHTPLDQAVKEALQDIGVAAEPSRLAA, encoded by the coding sequence ATGACCAAGATCGCAATTCTCGGCGCCAATGGCCGGCTCGGCCGCGTGGTCGGCAAGGCTTTCATCGACGCCGGTTTCGACGTGCGCGCCGTCACCCGCACCGGCAAGGTTCCTGCGGAGCTGAAGGGCGCCACGGCAGTCGCCGGCGACGCACTGGACCGCCAATCCCTGATCCGCGCGACGCATGGCGTCGACATCGTCTTCAACGGCCTGAACCCGATCTACACCGACTGGGGCAAGTGCATGCCGATGGCCGAGAACGTCATGGCTGCTTGCCGCGAAAATGGCGCGCTGCACCTCTTCCCGGGCACCGTCTACAATTACGGCTCGCCGATGCCGCAGGTGATCACCGAAGCGACGCCCTTCCATCCCACGACCGAGAAGGGCCGCATCCGCTGCGCCATGGAAGACCTGTTCCGCGGCGAGGCCGAAGCCGGCCGCGTGCGCACCATTGTGCTCAGGGCGGGCGATTTCTTCGGCGGCACCGGTTCGGGCTCCTGGTTCGACCTCGTCGTCGCCGCCAAGATGAAGAAGGGCATCTACACCGCGCCTGGGCCGGCCGATCTGACGCACGAATGGGCGTACCTGCCCGACTTCGCCGTTGCCTTCGTCGGCCTGGCGAAGAACCTCGACAAAACGGGCTTCTTCGAAACCATCAACTTCCCCGGCCACGCCATCACCGACCTCGACATGAAGTCGGCGGCCGAAAAGGCGCTGGGCAGCAAGCTGAAGCTCTCCTTCATGCCCTGGTGGGTGCTGCGCGCCGGCAGCCCGTTTGTCGCTATGTGGAAGGAGATCGTCTCGATGTCCTATCTGCGCTTCGAAGCGCACCGGCTGGTCTCGACGCGGCTGGAGGAGGTCATCGGCGAAATCCCGCATACCCCGCTGGACCAGGCGGTGAAGGAGGCTTTGCAGGATATCGGTGTCGCCGCGGAACCGTCACGCCTCGCCGCCTGA
- a CDS encoding DUF3309 family protein, whose amino-acid sequence MTIGTILVIILILILIGAVPAWPHSRSWGYGPSGIVGVILIVLLILLLMGRI is encoded by the coding sequence ATGACGATCGGCACAATTCTCGTAATCATCCTGATCCTGATCCTGATCGGCGCCGTGCCGGCATGGCCGCATTCGCGCTCCTGGGGTTATGGACCGTCCGGCATTGTCGGCGTCATCCTGATCGTGCTGCTGATCCTCCTGCTGATGGGCAGGATCTGA
- a CDS encoding efflux RND transporter permease subunit has product MDIVRLAINNARLTISALLFLLVAGWVAYQSTPKEAEPDVPIPMMYVSLIYQGISPEDSERLLLRPMESKLKSLKGLKEMRSAAFQGGGYVLVEFQPQTDLATALQDTRSKVQDAKADLPQAAEEPTVNEVNVSEFPVLVVTLSGDVPERVLTSAARELRDRIEEVPGVLEGSLQGARDDLVEVVVDPVKLSSYGLQLDQVIQGVASSNSLVAAGNLEGSEGKYAVKVPSLIETPEDVANLPVVATPNAVVQAKDIATIRSTFKDAETVTRLDGKPAIAIEVKKRIGANLIDTLTHVREVSDNFIKTMPEGMHVTYTQDKSVFVNQLLGDLQNHVMIAVILVFIVILYALSGRASLLIGLAIPSSFLIGILLLAMMGYTINMIVLFSLILAVGMLVDDAIIVTEFAERRMSEGMPKADAFALAAKRMAGPVIAATMTRIAAFSPLLFWPGIIGDFMKYMPITLIVTLSASMLYALVFAPTLGAIFAKAPEHHEEGNRDGWYMAVVKQAVRFPITVILLTVGLLVGVGFAYSKYGAGVEFFPSVEPDYGLLYVHARGNLSLAEMDAATKTAESRLLGWPGVKSVYTRVGKTQGGGQDIPEDVVGVIQYEFVDWRQRKSANQILDDLRGVMAGIPGVDVEVRVPEAGPPTGKPIQIRLSAADPAGLDDKARAVAARIAKIPNVIDISDGLPPPGVDWAIEVDRAKAAQYGISPTSVGTVVQLVTNGLKLSEYRPAGADDAVDIRLRLPEDRRTLSTLDELRVQTSQGSVPISNFVVRKPEPTVGVLNRIDGARTVVVQANVSAGAQVAAVQEQVTKAVADMDLGSGIRWKLAGSNEDSAEASAFLGKAFGAAIFLIFLVLLAQFNKFTSVWLVLSCVVMATIGVFLGLLLTGEAFGIVMSGIGVIALAGVVVNNNIVLIDTYDRLREEGWDKMEAVLQTCRERARPVVLTAVSAILGVLPIAFGLGLEIFHHETTINAPSTQWWISLSSAIVFGLSFATLLTLVVTPSMLMVFTRAKVKPGQRRGWLSRLFRRGKGEVSTGEAAQEAAAEPAVAFPKAAE; this is encoded by the coding sequence ATGGATATCGTCAGACTCGCCATCAATAACGCCCGCCTCACGATTTCGGCGCTGCTGTTCCTGCTCGTCGCGGGCTGGGTCGCCTATCAATCGACGCCGAAGGAAGCGGAGCCCGACGTTCCGATTCCGATGATGTATGTCAGCCTGATCTATCAGGGCATCTCGCCGGAGGATTCCGAGCGGCTGCTGCTCAGGCCGATGGAAAGCAAGCTCAAGAGCCTCAAGGGGCTCAAGGAGATGCGTTCGGCCGCATTCCAGGGCGGCGGCTACGTGCTGGTCGAGTTCCAGCCGCAGACGGATCTCGCGACGGCTCTGCAGGATACCCGCAGCAAGGTGCAGGACGCCAAGGCCGACCTGCCGCAGGCGGCCGAGGAGCCGACGGTCAACGAGGTCAACGTCTCGGAATTCCCGGTTCTGGTCGTGACGCTTTCCGGCGACGTGCCGGAGCGCGTGCTGACATCGGCCGCGCGCGAGTTGCGCGACCGCATCGAGGAAGTGCCCGGCGTGCTCGAAGGCTCGCTGCAAGGCGCGCGCGACGACCTCGTCGAGGTGGTCGTCGATCCGGTGAAGCTGTCCTCCTACGGGCTGCAGCTCGACCAGGTGATCCAGGGCGTCGCTTCGTCCAACAGCCTGGTCGCGGCCGGCAATCTCGAGGGCTCGGAAGGCAAATACGCGGTCAAGGTGCCGTCGCTGATCGAAACGCCCGAAGATGTCGCCAACCTGCCGGTGGTCGCCACGCCGAACGCCGTGGTGCAGGCCAAGGACATCGCGACCATACGCTCGACCTTCAAGGACGCCGAGACGGTCACGCGCCTCGACGGCAAGCCCGCCATCGCCATCGAAGTGAAGAAGCGCATCGGCGCCAATCTGATCGACACGCTGACCCATGTCCGGGAAGTGTCGGACAATTTCATCAAGACGATGCCCGAGGGCATGCACGTCACCTACACGCAGGACAAGTCGGTCTTCGTCAACCAGCTGCTGGGCGACCTGCAGAACCATGTGATGATCGCCGTCATCCTGGTGTTCATCGTCATCCTGTACGCGCTGTCGGGGCGTGCTTCGCTGCTCATCGGCCTTGCCATCCCGTCGTCCTTCCTGATCGGCATCCTGCTGCTCGCGATGATGGGCTACACGATCAACATGATCGTGCTGTTCAGCCTGATCCTGGCTGTCGGCATGCTGGTGGACGACGCCATCATCGTCACCGAATTCGCGGAACGGCGCATGAGCGAGGGCATGCCGAAGGCGGACGCCTTCGCGCTCGCCGCCAAGCGCATGGCCGGGCCGGTGATCGCGGCGACGATGACGCGCATCGCCGCCTTCTCGCCGCTCTTGTTCTGGCCCGGGATCATCGGCGACTTTATGAAATACATGCCGATCACGCTGATCGTGACGCTGTCGGCCTCGATGCTCTACGCTCTGGTCTTCGCGCCGACTTTGGGCGCGATCTTCGCCAAGGCGCCGGAGCATCACGAGGAGGGCAATCGCGACGGCTGGTACATGGCTGTCGTCAAGCAGGCGGTACGCTTCCCGATCACCGTCATCCTGCTCACCGTCGGGCTTCTGGTCGGCGTCGGCTTCGCCTATTCGAAATATGGCGCCGGCGTCGAGTTCTTCCCCAGCGTCGAGCCGGATTACGGCCTGCTCTATGTGCATGCGCGCGGCAATCTCTCGCTGGCGGAAATGGACGCCGCGACCAAGACGGCGGAAAGCCGCCTGCTCGGCTGGCCGGGCGTGAAGTCGGTCTATACGCGTGTCGGCAAGACGCAGGGCGGCGGCCAGGATATTCCCGAGGACGTGGTCGGCGTCATTCAGTACGAGTTCGTCGACTGGCGCCAGCGCAAATCCGCCAACCAGATTCTCGACGACCTGCGCGGCGTGATGGCCGGCATTCCCGGCGTCGATGTCGAGGTGCGCGTGCCCGAAGCCGGCCCGCCGACCGGCAAGCCGATCCAGATCCGGCTGTCGGCCGCCGATCCGGCCGGGCTCGACGACAAGGCGCGGGCGGTGGCGGCGCGCATCGCCAAGATCCCCAACGTCATCGACATTTCGGACGGCCTGCCGCCGCCCGGCGTCGACTGGGCGATCGAGGTCGACCGCGCCAAGGCGGCGCAATACGGCATCAGCCCGACCTCGGTCGGCACGGTGGTGCAGCTGGTGACCAACGGCCTCAAGCTGTCGGAGTATCGGCCGGCCGGCGCCGACGACGCGGTCGACATAAGGCTGCGCCTGCCGGAGGACCGGCGCACGCTGTCGACGCTCGACGAGCTGCGCGTGCAGACCTCGCAAGGCTCGGTGCCGATCTCGAACTTCGTCGTCAGGAAGCCCGAGCCGACCGTCGGCGTGCTCAACCGCATCGACGGCGCGCGCACCGTGGTGGTGCAGGCCAATGTCAGCGCCGGCGCGCAGGTCGCAGCGGTTCAGGAACAGGTCACCAAGGCCGTCGCCGACATGGATCTCGGCAGCGGCATCCGCTGGAAGCTCGCCGGCTCCAACGAGGACAGCGCGGAAGCCAGCGCCTTCCTCGGCAAGGCCTTTGGCGCGGCGATCTTCCTGATCTTCCTGGTGCTCTTGGCGCAGTTCAACAAGTTCACCAGCGTGTGGCTTGTCTTGTCCTGCGTGGTCATGGCGACGATAGGCGTGTTCTTAGGATTGCTTCTGACAGGCGAGGCCTTCGGCATCGTCATGTCGGGCATCGGCGTGATCGCGCTGGCCGGCGTGGTGGTGAACAACAACATCGTTCTCATCGACACTTATGACCGGCTGCGCGAGGAAGGCTGGGACAAGATGGAGGCGGTGCTTCAGACCTGCCGCGAGCGCGCCCGTCCGGTGGTGCTCACGGCGGTGTCGGCGATCCTCGGCGTGCTGCCGATCGCCTTCGGCCTTGGTCTCGAAATCTTCCATCACGAGACGACGATCAACGCGCCGTCGACGCAATGGTGGATATCGCTGTCCTCGGCGATCGTCTTCGGCCTGTCCTTCGCGACGCTGCTGACGCTGGTGGTGACGCCGTCGATGCTGATGGTATTCACCCGCGCTAAGGTGAAGCCCGGCCAGCGGCGCGGCTGGCTCAGCCGCCTGTTCCGGCGCGGCAAGGGCGAGGTCTCGACGGGCGAGGCGGCCCAGGAAGCCGCCGCCGAACCAGCGGTCGCCTTCCCGAAAGCCGCGGAATAG
- a CDS encoding efflux RND transporter periplasmic adaptor subunit, with amino-acid sequence MPKIRFHKLAAIAVLIGFAAWMGTGEFSSVGSAADKSVTTDKSVTTDKQAEAGKPEVAKPNKAETEPKAAPRTVAVVTPPRKTFARAIRISGLTEADKRAVLATRVAGVIEKLPVKQGDRIKTGDLVLMLAAEEKISNVDNAKQLLVQRKAELDAAERLAKTGNLPKLQLDTARSNLTLARSQLDTAQAELDRNEVKAPFDGVIDRIPVELGSSVMQGGEVATILKLDPIIARGEISERDLRYIKIGDEADVRLVNDQKVTGTVRYISRDASAQTRTFRVEVAIPNADGSIPAGMTAEITLSAEPTNAVMLPRSVVTLGDKGDLGIRAVGKDDKVAFFPIDLVDDTPHGLVLGGIPEDARIIVAGQELVKEGDPVKPVEADQATINKLIGEASAGTQ; translated from the coding sequence ATGCCGAAAATCAGGTTTCACAAGCTTGCAGCCATTGCCGTGCTCATCGGCTTCGCGGCCTGGATGGGAACGGGCGAGTTTTCCTCCGTCGGCAGCGCCGCCGACAAGTCGGTCACCACCGACAAGTCGGTAACCACCGACAAGCAGGCCGAAGCCGGCAAGCCGGAGGTCGCCAAGCCGAACAAGGCAGAGACTGAGCCGAAGGCGGCGCCGCGCACCGTCGCGGTGGTGACGCCGCCGCGCAAGACCTTCGCGCGCGCCATCCGCATCTCCGGCCTGACCGAGGCTGACAAGCGCGCCGTGCTGGCGACGCGCGTCGCCGGCGTCATCGAGAAGCTGCCGGTCAAGCAGGGCGACCGCATCAAAACGGGCGATCTCGTGCTGATGCTCGCGGCCGAGGAGAAGATTTCCAATGTCGACAACGCCAAGCAGCTTCTTGTCCAGCGCAAGGCGGAGCTCGACGCCGCCGAGCGCCTGGCCAAGACCGGCAATCTGCCGAAGCTGCAGCTCGACACCGCACGCTCGAACCTGACGCTGGCGCGATCGCAGCTCGACACCGCGCAGGCGGAGCTCGACCGCAACGAGGTCAAGGCGCCCTTCGACGGGGTCATCGACCGCATCCCGGTCGAGCTCGGCAGCTCGGTGATGCAAGGCGGCGAGGTGGCGACGATCCTGAAGCTCGATCCCATAATCGCGCGCGGCGAGATCAGCGAGCGCGACCTGCGCTACATCAAGATCGGCGACGAGGCTGATGTGCGCCTGGTCAACGACCAGAAGGTCACCGGCACGGTCCGCTACATCAGCCGCGACGCCTCGGCGCAGACCCGCACCTTCCGTGTGGAAGTGGCGATCCCCAATGCCGACGGCTCCATCCCCGCCGGCATGACGGCCGAGATCACGCTCAGCGCCGAGCCGACCAATGCGGTCATGCTGCCGCGCTCGGTGGTGACGCTGGGCGACAAGGGCGACCTCGGCATCCGCGCCGTCGGCAAGGACGACAAGGTGGCATTCTTCCCGATCGACCTGGTCGACGACACGCCGCACGGCCTGGTGCTGGGCGGCATTCCGGAAGATGCGCGCATCATCGTAGCCGGCCAGGAACTGGTGAAGGAGGGCGATCCGGTGAAGCCGGTCGAGGCCGACCAGGCGACCATCAACAAGCTGATCGGCGAAGCTTCCGCCGGCACGCAGTAA
- a CDS encoding coniferyl aldehyde dehydrogenase, translating into MLQTRQNALGVRFEAQCRAFEKEPFPTLAARKDRLKRLLALTEKHQAEICAAIDSDFSARSAEETRLAELFVVRAGIRHALSHLSAWMRERRVATSLPFLPGRNRLLPQPLGVVGIVSPWNYPFQLAIAPATAALAAGNRVMIKPSELTPKFSDLLANLVEKYFAADEVAVMVGDADVGKAFVSLPFDHLLFTGSTAVGRQVALAAAANLTPVTLELGGKSPAIFDPSCDLDAAVASVAYGKLLNAGQTCIAPDYLLVPQGQGAAIAAKFAVAMAKLYPRLGDNPDYTAIVSERHHRRLSEMVAEARDSGADIIEVNPANETLGISDRKMAPVLVRNAGDNLRLMREEIFGPVLPIVEYDTVDEAIEHVNRGERPLALYWFGSDSANRQRMMRETVAGGVTINDCMLHLVQERQPFGGVGESGSGAYHGEWGFRTFSKEKPIFIQSKLSAGGLLRPPYGRTFERIFRLLNLIT; encoded by the coding sequence ATGCTGCAGACCAGACAGAACGCCCTCGGGGTCCGGTTTGAAGCGCAATGCAGGGCTTTCGAGAAGGAGCCTTTCCCGACACTTGCCGCGCGCAAGGACAGGCTGAAGCGCCTGCTGGCGCTCACGGAAAAGCATCAGGCCGAGATCTGCGCCGCGATCGACAGCGATTTCTCGGCGCGCTCGGCCGAGGAAACGCGGCTTGCCGAATTGTTCGTCGTGCGCGCCGGCATCAGACATGCGCTGTCGCATCTGAGCGCCTGGATGCGCGAGCGGCGCGTCGCCACCAGCCTGCCGTTCCTGCCCGGCCGCAATCGCCTCCTGCCGCAGCCGCTCGGCGTCGTCGGCATCGTCTCGCCCTGGAACTATCCGTTCCAGCTCGCCATCGCGCCGGCGACCGCGGCACTCGCGGCGGGCAACCGCGTCATGATCAAGCCGTCTGAGCTGACGCCGAAGTTCTCGGACCTGCTCGCCAACCTGGTCGAAAAATATTTCGCCGCCGACGAGGTCGCCGTGATGGTCGGCGACGCCGATGTCGGCAAGGCGTTCGTGTCGCTGCCTTTCGACCACCTCCTGTTCACCGGCTCGACCGCCGTCGGCCGCCAGGTGGCGCTGGCCGCCGCGGCCAATCTGACGCCGGTGACGCTCGAGCTCGGCGGCAAATCGCCGGCGATCTTCGATCCCTCCTGCGACCTCGACGCGGCCGTCGCCAGCGTCGCCTATGGCAAGCTGCTCAATGCCGGCCAGACCTGCATCGCGCCGGACTATCTCCTGGTCCCGCAAGGCCAGGGCGCGGCGATCGCGGCCAAATTCGCGGTCGCCATGGCCAAGCTCTATCCGCGCCTTGGCGACAATCCCGACTATACGGCGATCGTCAGCGAGCGGCATCACCGGCGACTGAGCGAGATGGTCGCCGAGGCGCGCGACAGCGGCGCCGATATCATCGAGGTCAATCCGGCGAATGAGACGCTCGGCATCAGCGACCGCAAGATGGCGCCGGTGCTGGTGCGCAACGCCGGCGACAATCTGCGGCTGATGCGCGAGGAGATTTTCGGGCCGGTGCTGCCGATCGTCGAATATGACACGGTCGACGAGGCCATCGAGCATGTGAACCGGGGCGAGCGGCCGCTGGCGCTCTACTGGTTCGGCAGCGACAGCGCCAACCGCCAGAGGATGATGCGCGAGACGGTGGCCGGCGGCGTCACGATCAATGACTGCATGCTGCATCTGGTGCAGGAGCGGCAGCCCTTCGGCGGCGTCGGCGAGAGCGGCAGCGGCGCCTATCACGGCGAATGGGGGTTCCGTACCTTCAGCAAGGAAAAGCCGATCTTCATCCAGTCTAAGCTCAGCGCCGGCGGTTTGCTGCGCCCGCCTTACGGCAGGACATTCGAGCGGATCTTCCGGCTGCTCAATCTCATCACTTGA
- a CDS encoding patatin-like phospholipase family protein, which produces MAKNGKAEEKKKINVALQGGGSHGAFSWGVLDRLLEDGRLGIAAVSGTSAGAMNAVALADGFVRGGVEGARKKLDDFWRAVASKGRFSPVQRMPWDVVWGNWSIENTPGYVFFDTMSRVFSPYVANPLGLNPLRDVVAKEIDFDNVRACKSMELFISATNVETGQLRVFSDGEIDLDTVMASACLPQLFRAVEIKGVPYWDGGYGGNPALYPFFKTAATEDVLLVQINPVVREGTPKSANEIQNRIDEITFNAGLLREFRSIAFVKELIAAGRLPHGEYRDIRMHRIDADEAFKDLSASSKVNAEWAFIAYLRDLGRSAASDWLEENYEAVGQRATLDLSGELDDGFKPLRGPAPGRRVKEFLAARIKPESARRRA; this is translated from the coding sequence ATGGCGAAGAACGGCAAGGCGGAGGAAAAGAAGAAGATCAACGTCGCGCTCCAGGGCGGCGGCTCGCACGGCGCCTTTTCCTGGGGCGTGCTCGACCGTCTGCTTGAGGATGGGCGGCTGGGGATCGCGGCGGTGTCCGGCACCAGCGCGGGCGCCATGAACGCGGTGGCGCTGGCCGACGGATTCGTCCGGGGCGGCGTGGAAGGCGCGCGAAAAAAGCTCGACGATTTCTGGCGGGCGGTGGCCTCGAAGGGACGTTTCAGCCCGGTGCAGCGCATGCCGTGGGACGTGGTCTGGGGCAACTGGTCGATCGAGAACACCCCCGGCTATGTCTTCTTCGACACGATGTCGCGGGTGTTCTCGCCCTATGTCGCTAACCCGCTCGGCCTCAATCCGCTGCGCGATGTGGTAGCGAAGGAGATCGACTTCGACAATGTTCGCGCCTGCAAGTCGATGGAGCTGTTCATCTCGGCGACCAATGTCGAGACCGGACAGCTGCGCGTCTTCTCCGACGGCGAGATCGACCTCGACACGGTGATGGCGTCGGCCTGCCTGCCGCAATTGTTCCGCGCCGTGGAGATCAAGGGCGTGCCCTATTGGGATGGCGGCTATGGCGGCAATCCGGCGCTCTATCCGTTCTTCAAGACGGCGGCGACCGAGGACGTGCTTCTGGTGCAGATCAATCCGGTGGTGCGCGAAGGCACGCCGAAAAGCGCCAACGAGATCCAGAACCGCATCGATGAGATCACCTTCAACGCCGGGCTGCTGCGCGAATTCCGCTCGATCGCCTTCGTCAAGGAACTGATCGCGGCCGGACGCCTGCCGCATGGCGAATATCGCGACATCCGCATGCACCGCATCGATGCCGACGAGGCCTTCAAGGACCTTTCGGCGTCGTCCAAGGTCAATGCCGAATGGGCTTTCATCGCCTATCTGCGCGATCTCGGCCGAAGTGCGGCCAGCGACTGGCTGGAAGAGAATTACGAGGCCGTCGGCCAGCGCGCCACGCTCGATCTCTCGGGCGAGCTCGACGACGGCTTCAAGCCGCTGCGCGGTCCGGCGCCGGGGCGGCGCGTCAAGGAGTTCCTGGCAGCGCGCATCAAGCCGGAATCGGCGCGGCGTCGGGCTTAG
- a CDS encoding citrate synthase/methylcitrate synthase, protein MANGLDDVVAADTVLSDVDGAGGHLTIRGHSLAELAGRWRYAQVVHLLFDGFFDDLPGDAELEKAIGKARVDVFERVKPLLTQLARLDIYSGMRAGMAVLPDGDGLADALRLIAAPAVLTPALLRLGRGETPVAPDAKADHAGDMLRMLAGTASPALAKALDSYLVTVCDHGLNASTFATRVVASTQAGLTSAILAGLGALKGPLHGGAPGPVIEMLDAIEASGDATAWLRNEIARGERIMGFGHRIYRVRDPRADALKAVVRQLGSRNETGSRLAFAETVELAALEVLRIAKPQRSIQTNVEFYTALLLEAVGFPKEAFSNVFAAGRVAGWIAHAREQQATGRLIRPQSHYVGPVPDLVA, encoded by the coding sequence ATGGCGAATGGGCTCGATGATGTTGTGGCGGCCGACACGGTGCTTTCCGATGTCGACGGGGCGGGCGGGCACCTCACCATCCGAGGACATTCGCTGGCGGAGCTCGCCGGCCGCTGGCGCTACGCGCAGGTGGTGCATCTGCTGTTCGACGGCTTCTTCGACGATCTTCCCGGCGATGCCGAACTGGAAAAGGCGATCGGCAAGGCGCGGGTGGACGTATTCGAGCGTGTGAAACCGCTGCTCACCCAGCTTGCCCGGCTCGACATCTACAGCGGCATGCGAGCGGGCATGGCCGTCCTGCCGGACGGCGACGGGCTTGCCGACGCGCTGCGGCTCATCGCGGCGCCGGCGGTGCTGACGCCGGCCCTGCTGCGCCTCGGCCGGGGCGAGACGCCGGTCGCTCCCGACGCAAAAGCCGATCATGCCGGCGACATGCTCAGGATGCTTGCCGGCACCGCCTCGCCGGCGCTTGCAAAGGCGCTCGACAGCTATCTGGTGACAGTCTGCGACCACGGGCTCAATGCCTCGACCTTCGCGACCCGCGTGGTGGCGTCCACCCAGGCCGGCCTGACCTCCGCGATCCTGGCCGGGCTCGGCGCGCTGAAGGGCCCGCTGCATGGCGGCGCGCCGGGGCCGGTGATCGAGATGCTGGACGCCATTGAGGCGAGCGGCGATGCGACCGCCTGGCTCCGCAACGAGATCGCCCGTGGCGAGCGCATCATGGGTTTCGGCCATCGCATCTACCGCGTGCGCGATCCGCGCGCCGACGCGCTCAAGGCGGTCGTGCGGCAACTCGGCTCGCGCAACGAAACCGGTAGCCGGCTGGCCTTCGCCGAAACGGTGGAACTAGCCGCGCTCGAGGTGCTCAGGATCGCCAAGCCGCAGCGCTCGATCCAGACCAATGTCGAGTTCTACACCGCGCTTCTGCTCGAAGCGGTCGGCTTCCCGAAAGAGGCGTTCTCCAACGTATTTGCCGCAGGCCGTGTCGCCGGCTGGATCGCGCACGCCCGCGAGCAGCAGGCGACCGGACGGCTGATCCGGCCGCAGTCGCATTATGTCGGGCCGGTGCCCGATCTGGTGGCTTGA
- a CDS encoding citrate synthase — protein MTEWLTREQALERLNIRPQTLYAYVSRGRIGMKPDDADPRRSQYRADDIAALATRRDRGRSPQAIAESAIAWGEPAIATSISTVLHGRLIYRGRDAVEFSATATLEEAAALLWASDRPVSFASLTPSAARQSGTPTAFTRLSALAAEGWSSLGRRPVMLQQDGAAATSALATALGAMPGSEPVHIRLAQGWSVEAAGADLIRKALVLLADHELNASTFAARVAASTGAPVAACLLAGLATLTGPRHGGAGAAAIALVEDAERLGADEAIARWLAQDRPLPGFGHPLYPEGDPRAEGVFSGLEIDDGLSRLRKAVLAATGLHPNIDFALAAMTRSLGLPADAPFRLFALGRSVGWTAHAIEQVTSNRPIRPRARYDGPTGAG, from the coding sequence ATGACGGAATGGCTGACGCGGGAGCAAGCGCTGGAGCGGCTGAACATCCGGCCGCAGACGCTCTATGCCTATGTCAGCCGCGGCCGCATCGGCATGAAGCCGGACGACGCCGACCCGCGCCGCAGCCAGTACCGCGCCGACGATATCGCGGCGCTTGCCACGCGCCGCGACCGCGGCAGGAGCCCGCAGGCGATCGCCGAAAGCGCCATCGCCTGGGGCGAGCCGGCCATCGCCACCTCGATCTCGACGGTGCTGCATGGCCGCCTCATCTATCGCGGCAGGGACGCGGTGGAATTTTCGGCGACGGCGACGCTCGAGGAGGCCGCCGCCCTGCTGTGGGCCTCCGACCGTCCGGTGTCATTCGCCTCGCTGACGCCGTCAGCCGCCCGGCAAAGCGGCACGCCGACGGCCTTTACCCGGCTCTCGGCGCTTGCGGCCGAAGGCTGGTCCTCGCTTGGCCGCAGGCCGGTCATGCTGCAGCAGGACGGCGCCGCCGCGACCAGCGCGCTGGCGACGGCGCTCGGCGCGATGCCGGGATCCGAACCCGTGCACATCAGGCTGGCCCAGGGCTGGTCGGTGGAAGCCGCCGGCGCCGATCTCATCCGCAAGGCGCTGGTGCTTTTGGCCGATCACGAGCTCAACGCCTCGACCTTCGCAGCCCGCGTCGCGGCCTCCACCGGCGCGCCGGTCGCCGCCTGCCTGCTCGCCGGTCTCGCGACGCTCACTGGACCGCGTCACGGCGGCGCGGGCGCGGCGGCGATCGCGCTCGTCGAGGATGCCGAGCGGCTGGGCGCGGACGAAGCGATCGCCCGCTGGCTGGCGCAAGATCGCCCGCTGCCCGGCTTCGGCCATCCGCTCTATCCGGAAGGCGACCCGCGCGCCGAGGGCGTCTTCTCCGGCCTCGAGATCGATGACGGGCTGTCGCGGCTGCGCAAGGCGGTCCTTGCTGCGACCGGCCTGCACCCGAACATCGATTTCGCGCTGGCCGCGATGACCCGCAGCCTGGGCTTGCCGGCCGACGCGCCGTTCCGCCTGTTCGCGCTCGGCCGCAGCGTCGGCTGGACCGCGCATGCCATCGAGCAGGTGACCAGCAACAGGCCGATCAGGCCGCGCGCCCGCTATGATGGGCCTACGGGCGCCGGATGA